The proteins below are encoded in one region of Sphingobium yanoikuyae:
- a CDS encoding SDR family oxidoreductase has product MSDNRPVILITGACGGMGQACARLLGHRYRLALTDMDQARLDILADTLADEGHEVLVRIAGDMGDITVPATIVRAARAEGRLAGVVHAAGLSPALAPWDKILMANLVATERLLQQMVRVGDRYGAGSPAYNYSKAAVIRMCERRAAAWARVGRRIVSISPGTMRTPMGVKEAADNPAARAAIVATPFGMGSVLHIANAVDFLLSERAGFITGTDLRIDGGLVPAIRQTRAAEG; this is encoded by the coding sequence GTGTCCGACAATCGCCCCGTCATTCTGATCACCGGCGCCTGTGGCGGCATGGGCCAGGCCTGCGCCCGGCTGTTGGGCCATCGCTACCGTCTGGCTTTGACCGACATGGACCAGGCGAGGCTGGATATCCTCGCCGACACGCTGGCGGACGAAGGGCATGAGGTCTTGGTGCGGATCGCGGGCGATATGGGTGACATAACCGTTCCCGCGACAATCGTGCGTGCCGCGCGCGCGGAGGGGCGGCTGGCGGGCGTCGTTCATGCCGCCGGGCTTTCCCCGGCGCTCGCGCCCTGGGACAAGATCCTCATGGCCAATCTGGTCGCAACCGAACGGCTGTTGCAGCAGATGGTGCGGGTAGGGGACCGCTATGGCGCCGGGTCGCCCGCCTATAATTATAGCAAGGCGGCGGTCATCCGCATGTGCGAGCGTCGCGCCGCCGCCTGGGCAAGGGTCGGAAGGCGGATCGTCTCAATCTCGCCGGGGACGATGCGGACCCCCATGGGAGTCAAGGAGGCAGCGGACAATCCCGCCGCCCGTGCGGCGATCGTCGCCACGCCGTTCGGTATGGGATCGGTGCTGCATATCGCCAATGCCGTGGATTTCCTGCTGTCAGAGCGCGCCGGCTTCATCACTGGCACAGACCTGCGTATCGACGGCGGGCTGGTGCCTGCCATTCGCCAGACGAGAGCCGCCGAGGGGTAA
- a CDS encoding acyl-CoA thioesterase → MSKVLFELRATHNSHRFHLPVTMDLCVGLPERRFLFGGVGLAAAIDAMQRTSGRPVIWATAHYLSFARPGSTVDLDVWIPVAGNQTSQAQVLEHIEDGKIISVIAALGARDSAISDQWVPMPRVAPPGDCPAVESWRAGEDGLQSRFEVRLAHGRYPDGQRPEGRSDDGRVAFWIRSNEGLLADPLLLAVVADYISVAIGNAIGAFAGGNSLDNTIRYARIEPAEWILCDIRIESIHHGVVHGTMHLFDETGLLMATASQSLILRMHETPQQLAARRAGTAPSTPPA, encoded by the coding sequence GTGTCCAAAGTCTTGTTCGAACTGCGCGCCACTCATAATTCCCATCGCTTCCATTTGCCGGTGACGATGGACCTGTGCGTTGGCCTGCCAGAACGTCGTTTCCTCTTCGGCGGAGTGGGGCTGGCGGCTGCGATCGACGCGATGCAGCGAACGAGTGGCCGCCCGGTCATTTGGGCGACCGCCCATTATCTTTCCTTTGCGCGACCGGGATCGACGGTTGACCTGGACGTCTGGATCCCTGTCGCGGGCAACCAGACCAGCCAGGCCCAGGTGCTCGAACATATAGAAGACGGCAAGATCATAAGTGTCATCGCGGCGCTGGGCGCGCGGGATAGCGCAATTTCCGATCAATGGGTGCCGATGCCCCGGGTCGCGCCGCCTGGGGACTGCCCGGCGGTCGAAAGCTGGCGCGCGGGTGAAGATGGCCTGCAAAGCCGGTTCGAGGTGCGGCTCGCCCATGGGCGGTACCCGGATGGGCAGCGGCCCGAAGGCCGTAGCGATGATGGTCGGGTCGCCTTCTGGATCCGCTCTAACGAGGGGTTGCTGGCCGACCCGTTGCTGCTGGCGGTTGTCGCGGACTATATCTCCGTCGCGATCGGCAATGCGATCGGCGCCTTTGCCGGCGGCAACAGCCTGGACAACACCATCCGCTATGCGCGGATAGAACCGGCTGAATGGATATTGTGCGACATCCGTATCGAATCGATCCACCATGGTGTGGTTCACGGCACCATGCACCTGTTCGACGAGACCGGGCTTTTGATGGCGACTGCCAGTCAGTCGCTGATCCTGCGGATGCACGAGACGCCGCAGCAACTTGCCGCGCGCCGGGCAGGCACTGCACCGTCCACGCCTCCCGCATAA
- a CDS encoding PaaI family thioesterase, with protein sequence MDDATPIAVDGWRPLDRVAVTGFETALPPLDVRAVPGGAEMRVQPHTGCANVMGSLHGGFLSAIAEQSLFLPLYLHGRCSRGGIVVIDFTLSFLASGDIATPIVARLELLRETGRMAFVRGTLWQGDVAITAYSGTVRKLDKR encoded by the coding sequence ATGGACGATGCAACGCCGATCGCCGTCGATGGCTGGCGGCCGCTGGACCGTGTTGCGGTCACGGGGTTTGAAACTGCGCTACCCCCGCTCGATGTGCGGGCCGTGCCCGGCGGCGCCGAGATGCGCGTCCAGCCCCATACCGGTTGCGCCAACGTGATGGGCTCGCTGCACGGCGGCTTTCTCTCGGCGATCGCGGAACAATCGCTGTTCCTGCCTCTTTACCTGCATGGCCGGTGCAGCCGTGGCGGCATCGTCGTCATCGACTTCACGCTCAGTTTCCTTGCCAGCGGCGACATCGCCACGCCGATCGTCGCCCGGCTCGAACTGCTGCGTGAAACAGGGCGCATGGCGTTTGTGCGGGGCACATTATGGCAAGGCGACGTCGCCATCACCGCCTACAGCGGCACGGTGCGCAAGCTCGACAAGCGGTAG
- a CDS encoding enoyl-CoA hydratase/isomerase family protein has translation MTDDSMLVLRSDADGVATLTLNRLDKRNALNVAMFAALDAHLGDLEGETDRIGAVVLRAAGPVFSAGADLGKQQKPPRRFFQAATITRLANLPQPVIAAVHGPCFTGGLELVLAADIILATQSSRFADTHGKWALVPGWGMTQRLPRRVGQHKAREMMFTAREYDGRQAEAMGLVNLCVADDMFEAELERLTRDIMALSWHSHRGNKALLNASDGMTLEAGLAHEIVASPGVGPDFANRVGATFGKR, from the coding sequence ATGACCGATGACTCAATGCTCGTCCTACGGAGCGATGCCGATGGCGTCGCTACGTTGACGCTCAATCGCCTGGACAAGCGCAACGCGCTCAACGTCGCCATGTTCGCGGCGCTCGACGCTCACCTGGGCGATCTGGAGGGAGAAACCGACCGGATCGGCGCGGTGGTGCTGCGCGCGGCGGGGCCAGTCTTCAGCGCGGGTGCGGACCTTGGCAAGCAGCAGAAGCCACCGCGCCGCTTCTTTCAGGCAGCAACGATCACGCGGCTAGCGAACCTGCCCCAACCCGTCATCGCGGCGGTGCACGGCCCCTGCTTCACTGGCGGGCTGGAACTGGTGCTGGCGGCGGACATCATCCTGGCGACGCAATCCTCGCGTTTTGCTGACACTCACGGCAAATGGGCACTGGTGCCCGGATGGGGCATGACCCAGCGCCTGCCGCGCCGGGTAGGCCAGCACAAGGCCCGCGAGATGATGTTTACTGCACGCGAATATGACGGGCGTCAGGCCGAAGCGATGGGCTTGGTCAACCTATGCGTGGCGGATGACATGTTCGAGGCCGAACTGGAACGGCTGACCCGCGATATCATGGCATTGTCCTGGCACAGCCATCGCGGCAACAAGGCACTGCTCAACGCATCCGATGGCATGACGCTGGAGGCGGGACTGGCCCATGAGATAGTCGCCAGCCCAGGCGTAGGGCCGGATTTTGCGAACCGGGTCGGCGCCACTTTCGGAAAGCGATAG
- a CDS encoding SDR family oxidoreductase encodes MGPRRCDKADEEVRLGKLDGRVAIVTGGGRGIGRAAAELFASEGAQVVVATRSAGPGQDVVDAITETGGTAVLDTLDMGDRQAVRAMVMRAGDRFGRIDIILHNAAYLMPASLADMPDDVLDSMFDVGIKAAFWLTKDALPWLAKSPAGRILVTSSVAGNRKSLPGRVHYGSAKMAVTGFVRGAALELARRGITVNAIEPGLTRTHALECNATEEQIAAMGAQVPVGRPGTPQEIAAGFLFLASDEAAYTTGQTLTMDGGASLGDPHGLLSERED; translated from the coding sequence ATGGGGCCACGCCGCTGCGACAAGGCGGATGAGGAGGTGCGGTTGGGCAAGCTGGACGGACGAGTGGCCATCGTGACCGGTGGAGGGCGGGGCATCGGTCGTGCCGCGGCGGAACTGTTCGCAAGCGAGGGCGCGCAGGTCGTAGTAGCGACGCGGTCGGCCGGACCAGGACAGGACGTCGTTGACGCTATTACCGAAACCGGCGGCACCGCCGTCCTTGACACGCTCGACATGGGCGATCGCCAGGCGGTGCGGGCGATGGTGATGCGCGCCGGGGATCGCTTCGGCCGGATCGACATCATTCTGCACAATGCCGCCTATCTCATGCCAGCGAGCCTCGCCGACATGCCCGACGATGTGCTCGACAGCATGTTCGACGTCGGTATCAAGGCCGCCTTCTGGCTGACGAAGGATGCACTCCCCTGGCTGGCCAAAAGTCCGGCGGGCCGCATCCTCGTCACCTCCTCGGTCGCTGGTAATCGCAAGTCGCTGCCTGGCCGCGTCCATTATGGATCGGCCAAAATGGCCGTGACGGGGTTCGTCCGGGGCGCGGCGCTGGAATTGGCGCGTAGGGGTATCACCGTGAACGCGATCGAGCCGGGCCTCACGCGCACGCACGCGCTTGAGTGCAACGCTACCGAAGAACAGATCGCCGCCATGGGCGCGCAGGTTCCTGTTGGCCGCCCCGGTACACCACAAGAGATTGCGGCCGGATTCCTGTTTCTGGCGTCGGACGAGGCTGCCTACACCACCGGGCAGACATTGACGATGGATGGCGGCGCATCGCTCGGCGATCCGCACGGCCTTCTGAGTGAACGGGAGGACTGA
- a CDS encoding acyl-CoA dehydrogenase family protein: MKRNHYTPEQEQFREAFRRFLEREVVPHSPRFREQGMIDRDVYRKAGEGGFLCYWVEEAYGGLGLADFRYDQLMYEEVTRSHETGLWMGALNRNSPPYIAKYGTEAQKHLFLPKLVSGEMICAIAMTEPDAGSDIAGFKTHARPRGDGSWVLNGQKTYISYGLTADLFVVAAKTDPSNPRQLGLFLVEKGMPGFRPGRKLEKLGFLSQDTSELFFEDVELSPQHVIGDPARGFDYMRGGLAEERITTAAQSLPNAQEAIRLAVDFTTGRKAFGQRIADFQNTKFKLAELRADVDCAQAFLDHCVDLFNAGELDPATAAACKLKCTEVQARAVDESLQLHGSAGYMQEYPICRLYADARISRIFAGTSEVMKIVIAKDMLG, translated from the coding sequence ATGAAACGCAATCATTATACGCCCGAACAGGAGCAGTTTCGCGAAGCCTTCCGCCGCTTTCTGGAGCGGGAAGTCGTGCCGCATTCGCCCCGCTTCCGCGAACAGGGCATGATCGACCGGGATGTCTATCGCAAAGCGGGGGAGGGCGGTTTCCTCTGCTACTGGGTGGAGGAGGCCTATGGCGGCCTCGGCCTCGCCGATTTCCGCTACGACCAGCTTATGTATGAGGAAGTGACCAGGAGCCATGAGACCGGGCTCTGGATGGGGGCGCTCAACCGTAACTCGCCGCCCTATATCGCCAAATATGGCACCGAGGCCCAGAAGCATCTCTTCCTTCCCAAACTCGTGTCGGGCGAGATGATCTGCGCCATCGCCATGACGGAGCCGGACGCGGGCAGCGACATCGCCGGCTTCAAGACCCATGCCCGGCCACGCGGCGATGGCAGCTGGGTTCTGAACGGACAGAAGACCTATATTTCCTACGGCCTGACCGCCGACTTGTTCGTGGTGGCGGCGAAGACCGATCCTTCCAATCCGCGCCAGCTTGGCCTGTTCCTGGTCGAAAAGGGGATGCCCGGCTTCCGTCCTGGCCGCAAGCTGGAGAAACTTGGCTTCCTGAGCCAGGACACGTCCGAACTCTTTTTCGAGGATGTCGAACTGTCGCCGCAGCATGTGATCGGCGATCCGGCGCGCGGGTTCGACTATATGCGCGGTGGACTCGCGGAGGAGCGGATCACCACCGCCGCCCAATCCCTTCCCAACGCGCAGGAAGCCATCCGTCTCGCGGTCGACTTCACCACCGGGCGCAAGGCGTTCGGCCAGCGCATTGCCGACTTTCAGAACACGAAGTTCAAGCTGGCGGAACTACGCGCCGATGTCGATTGCGCCCAGGCCTTTCTCGACCATTGCGTCGACCTGTTCAACGCGGGCGAACTGGACCCGGCGACGGCCGCCGCCTGCAAGCTCAAATGCACCGAAGTACAGGCAAGGGCCGTCGATGAATCGCTGCAACTTCATGGATCTGCCGGTTACATGCAGGAATATCCGATCTGCCGGCTCTATGCCGACGCGCGCATCTCGCGGATTTTCGCGGGCACGTCCGAAGTCATGAAGATCGTCATCGCGAAAGACATGCTGGGCTGA
- a CDS encoding SDR family NAD(P)-dependent oxidoreductase — translation MDVNGLSAVVTGGASGLGAATARALAAKGARVAIFDLNVEAGEAIAREISGVYCEVNVTSDDSVDAGFAKARAAIGQERILINCAGIGPAAKTVSRSREDGSIKHYPMAQFTTIIQVNLIGTFRCIAKSAAGMVALAPLGSGERGAIVNTASVAAEDGQVGQAAYSASKGGIVGMTLPIARDLMGEAIRVNTILPGIFETPLMLGMPQNVIDSLGASVPFPKRLGKPSEYAMLALQLIENPYFNGEDIRLDGAIRMAPR, via the coding sequence ATGGACGTGAATGGACTTTCGGCCGTCGTCACCGGTGGCGCTTCGGGCCTCGGCGCCGCCACGGCGCGCGCGCTGGCGGCCAAGGGGGCCAGGGTCGCGATCTTTGACCTCAATGTGGAAGCGGGCGAAGCGATCGCTCGCGAAATCAGCGGCGTCTACTGTGAAGTCAATGTCACGTCCGACGACTCGGTCGATGCCGGTTTCGCCAAGGCGCGCGCCGCGATCGGACAGGAGCGTATCCTCATCAACTGCGCGGGCATCGGCCCCGCTGCAAAGACCGTCAGCCGTTCGCGCGAGGACGGGTCGATCAAACATTATCCGATGGCGCAGTTCACCACGATCATCCAGGTCAACCTGATCGGCACGTTCCGTTGTATCGCCAAGTCGGCGGCGGGCATGGTGGCGCTCGCCCCGCTAGGATCGGGCGAGCGAGGCGCGATCGTCAACACAGCGTCGGTCGCGGCGGAGGATGGCCAGGTCGGCCAGGCTGCCTATTCCGCGTCGAAGGGCGGCATAGTTGGCATGACCCTGCCGATCGCCCGCGACCTGATGGGCGAGGCGATCCGGGTCAACACTATCCTGCCGGGTATTTTCGAAACCCCGCTGATGCTGGGTATGCCGCAAAATGTCATCGACAGCTTGGGTGCATCGGTGCCGTTCCCCAAGCGCCTGGGCAAGCCTTCTGAATATGCAATGCTCGCGCTTCAGCTCATCGAAAATCCCTATTTCAATGGTGAGGATATCCGCCTCGACGGCGCGATCCGCATGGCGCCGCGCTGA
- a CDS encoding aldo/keto reductase: MERRYLGNSGLAVSVLGFGAMTFSDGDGQFGGVGATRGADAMRQIDMCLDAGVTLFDTADVYAAGRSEEILGEALGPRRKHVVVATKAFGRMGRNDHDTGLSRRHLIDACDASLKRLGTDWIDLYQVHSFDALVPLEETLRALDDLVTAGKIRYIGCSNYAGWQLMKAQAVSRERGYARYVGQQIQYSLMVRDAEQELLPCGVDQGVGALIWSPLAQGFLSGKFRGDTGAPTRLQQSGRLKAYETPTGAAVLDAIDAIVAARGGVSHSQVALNWLLRRPGVSAVLVGARTDAQLADNLAAAQWSLLDEEMEALDRASQTPMQYPNSHHRIFTHERNPQLFVRYKTGE, translated from the coding sequence ATGGAGCGGCGATATCTGGGCAACAGCGGCCTGGCGGTTTCGGTACTGGGCTTTGGTGCCATGACCTTTTCCGACGGCGACGGGCAATTTGGCGGTGTGGGCGCCACGCGCGGCGCGGACGCCATGCGGCAGATCGACATGTGCCTGGACGCTGGGGTCACCCTGTTCGACACGGCAGACGTCTATGCGGCAGGACGGTCGGAGGAGATATTGGGCGAAGCGCTGGGGCCCCGGCGCAAACATGTCGTCGTCGCGACCAAGGCGTTCGGGCGCATGGGCCGCAACGATCACGACACTGGCCTGTCCCGCCGCCATCTGATTGATGCGTGCGACGCGAGCCTCAAGCGACTGGGCACGGACTGGATCGACCTGTATCAAGTACATAGTTTCGACGCGCTGGTGCCACTGGAGGAAACATTGCGCGCCCTGGACGACCTCGTGACGGCAGGAAAGATACGCTATATCGGCTGTTCCAACTATGCCGGCTGGCAGTTGATGAAAGCCCAGGCGGTGTCGCGGGAGAGGGGCTATGCGCGCTATGTCGGCCAGCAGATCCAATATTCGCTGATGGTGCGCGATGCCGAGCAGGAACTGCTGCCCTGCGGCGTGGATCAGGGCGTGGGGGCGCTGATATGGAGTCCGCTGGCGCAGGGCTTCCTGTCCGGCAAGTTCCGGGGCGATACCGGCGCGCCAACGCGACTGCAACAGAGCGGCCGGCTCAAGGCCTATGAGACGCCGACAGGCGCCGCCGTGCTGGACGCCATCGACGCGATCGTCGCGGCGCGGGGCGGTGTGAGCCACAGCCAGGTCGCACTGAACTGGCTGCTGCGTCGTCCGGGCGTGTCCGCCGTGCTGGTGGGCGCGCGCACCGACGCGCAACTGGCGGACAATCTGGCGGCGGCGCAATGGTCGCTTCTAGACGAAGAAATGGAAGCACTCGACCGGGCGAGCCAGACGCCGATGCAATATCCCAATTCGCATCACCGCATCTTCACGCACGAGCGCAATCCGCAACTCTTCGTGCGCTACAAGACAGGGGAATGA
- a CDS encoding 2-hydroxyacid dehydrogenase: MAASHPTIGPRVLVMSRAILKMLRPPPGEFDYVCLDDHADRDRYLAEHGAGITAIIAAGMERLDAARLAMLPDLQLIAVVAAGMAGIDLDAARARGIAVCNAGGINAGDVAEYAVTMMLAHRRDLMANDAYVRSGRWAEARLPPGHAVSAQRVGIVGLGHIGRNIAQRLHPFGCEIRWWGPNPKPVSWQRIESLEALADWATTLLVAVAGTDDTRGLISADVLDRLGADGLIVNVSRGFVIDEPAMIASLRDGRLGGAALDVFDGEPIDGAGWVGVPNVLMAPHVAGATIESLAAVMRGALDNVRRHFAGEPLERRVV, translated from the coding sequence ATGGCGGCAAGCCATCCGACGATCGGCCCGCGCGTCCTGGTCATGAGCCGCGCCATCTTGAAGATGCTGCGGCCGCCACCCGGCGAGTTCGACTATGTCTGCCTTGACGACCACGCCGATCGCGATCGCTATCTGGCCGAACATGGCGCGGGCATCACAGCCATCATCGCCGCGGGTATGGAACGACTCGATGCTGCCCGCCTCGCTATGCTGCCCGACCTCCAACTGATCGCTGTCGTCGCGGCGGGGATGGCTGGCATCGATCTCGATGCGGCGCGGGCACGCGGCATAGCGGTGTGCAACGCGGGAGGCATTAATGCGGGCGACGTCGCCGAATATGCCGTTACGATGATGCTGGCGCATCGCCGCGATCTCATGGCGAACGACGCCTATGTCCGGTCTGGCCGCTGGGCGGAAGCGCGTCTGCCTCCCGGCCATGCGGTATCGGCGCAGCGCGTAGGCATCGTCGGCCTCGGCCATATCGGACGCAACATCGCGCAGCGGCTCCACCCCTTCGGTTGCGAGATACGCTGGTGGGGCCCCAATCCCAAGCCTGTGTCGTGGCAGCGGATAGAGTCGCTTGAGGCGCTTGCCGATTGGGCGACGACCTTGCTGGTCGCGGTTGCGGGCACCGACGATACGCGCGGCCTTATCAGCGCGGACGTCCTCGACCGGCTCGGCGCAGACGGCCTGATCGTCAATGTGTCGCGCGGCTTTGTTATCGACGAACCCGCAATGATTGCTTCGCTCAGGGATGGCAGGCTCGGCGGCGCGGCGCTCGATGTGTTCGATGGCGAACCGATCGACGGCGCCGGTTGGGTCGGTGTCCCCAATGTGCTCATGGCCCCCCATGTCGCGGGCGCGACCATCGAATCGCTGGCGGCGGTGATGCGGGGCGCGCTCGACAATGTACGCCGCCATTTTGCCGGCGAACCGCTGGAGCGGCGTGTCGTCTGA
- a CDS encoding FAS1-like dehydratase domain-containing protein, which produces MERHSDTLTPALAARYAATFDRAVRDGAPQGIHWCLNTPEAETAALGTDGHPADGGGAMPHHAAFPRRMWASSALTFHAPIRVGARVERTSRIESSTEKLGSSGRLLFVIVAHDVTADGQAAVSERQTIVYREAAMPGAAPVAVVEPQTEKDWDWERVVTPSTPLLFRYSALTFNSHRIHYDLPYAREAEGYAGLVVHGPLMAALLLDLADRMAGPDALREFSFRAVAPAFADAPLRLLGMIAGDTVALHVRSSEGNDHMTAIGRLGG; this is translated from the coding sequence ATGGAACGGCACAGCGACACCCTTACGCCCGCACTTGCCGCCCGCTATGCCGCGACGTTCGACAGGGCGGTGCGGGACGGCGCGCCGCAGGGTATCCACTGGTGCCTCAACACGCCCGAAGCGGAGACGGCCGCGCTGGGCACGGATGGGCATCCAGCAGATGGCGGTGGCGCAATGCCCCACCATGCTGCCTTCCCGCGCCGAATGTGGGCATCCAGCGCGCTGACATTCCATGCGCCCATTCGCGTGGGCGCGCGGGTGGAGCGGACCAGCCGGATCGAGAGCAGTACGGAGAAATTGGGAAGCAGCGGCCGGTTGCTGTTCGTCATAGTCGCCCACGATGTCACCGCCGACGGCCAGGCAGCAGTCAGCGAGAGGCAAACGATCGTCTATCGCGAGGCCGCCATGCCCGGCGCCGCGCCCGTTGCCGTAGTCGAACCCCAGACGGAAAAGGACTGGGACTGGGAACGGGTGGTGACGCCTAGTACGCCTCTGCTGTTCCGTTATTCCGCGCTGACATTCAACAGCCACCGCATCCATTACGACCTGCCCTATGCCCGCGAAGCGGAGGGATATGCTGGCCTGGTCGTGCACGGGCCGCTGATGGCCGCGTTGCTGCTGGACCTGGCTGATCGCATGGCCGGACCGGACGCTTTGCGGGAGTTCAGCTTTCGCGCGGTAGCACCCGCCTTTGCCGATGCGCCCTTGCGGCTGCTCGGCATGATAGCGGGCGATACCGTCGCGCTGCATGTGCGATCGTCGGAGGGGAATGACCATATGACCGCAATCGGGCGCCTGGGCGGCTAA
- a CDS encoding acyl-CoA dehydrogenase family protein → MTETIARARTALEALRRYGAAAQVHVAARVAPGGKIDPRRLDADQRAAHGLAWIATTVAALSALADWAEGLTARHRYGDAEALVLALAFGEYAAQMLGGLPISANEYVRPAQLGLAEAARELGTDPAVAAFVAEADDPRARAALIAHVRAGGTIAEDMGDETIDAIRAQYRRFTVDKITPYAHQWHLADALIPDETIAELAALGTFGVCIAPEYGGLGLGKLEMCVVTEELSRGWIGAGSLGTRSEIAGELIGLAGTDAQKAQWLPGIASGTILPTAVFTEPSNGSDLAQLSTRAIQHKEGGWRISGAKTWITHAARSDLMTLLARTGGSGNAGLSMFLAPKPRGSDDTPFPAEGMSGSEIAVLGYRGMREYELMFDGFAAPGETLLGGEEGQGFRQLMQTFEGARIQTAARAVGVAWRAFELGYGYAIERRQFARPIADFPRVSDKLAMMLVETIAARELAHFAARAKDKGRRCDVEAGMAKLLAARVAWTNADNALQIHGGNGYALEYEISRLLCDARILNIFEGAAEIQAQVIARGLLTNRN, encoded by the coding sequence ATGACAGAGACGATAGCACGGGCGCGCACGGCGCTGGAGGCGCTGCGGCGCTATGGCGCGGCGGCACAGGTCCATGTGGCAGCCCGGGTGGCGCCCGGCGGAAAGATCGACCCCAGGCGGCTCGATGCCGACCAGCGTGCAGCCCATGGCCTGGCCTGGATCGCGACGACGGTCGCGGCGCTGAGTGCGCTGGCCGACTGGGCGGAGGGGCTGACGGCGCGGCACCGCTATGGCGACGCTGAAGCGCTGGTGCTCGCGCTCGCCTTTGGGGAATATGCCGCGCAGATGCTGGGCGGCCTGCCGATCAGTGCCAATGAATATGTGCGGCCTGCGCAACTGGGGCTGGCCGAGGCGGCGCGCGAACTTGGTACCGATCCGGCGGTCGCAGCGTTCGTGGCGGAGGCGGACGATCCCCGCGCGCGCGCCGCCCTGATCGCGCATGTGCGGGCGGGCGGCACCATAGCGGAGGATATGGGCGACGAGACGATCGATGCGATCAGGGCGCAATATCGACGCTTCACCGTCGATAAAATCACGCCCTACGCCCATCAATGGCATCTGGCGGACGCGCTGATACCCGATGAGACGATCGCCGAGCTGGCGGCGCTGGGGACGTTCGGCGTCTGCATAGCGCCGGAATATGGCGGGCTGGGGCTGGGCAAGCTGGAGATGTGCGTCGTCACCGAAGAGCTGTCGCGCGGCTGGATCGGCGCGGGGTCGCTGGGCACCCGGTCGGAAATTGCGGGCGAGCTGATCGGGCTGGCGGGCACGGACGCCCAGAAGGCGCAATGGCTGCCGGGAATTGCTAGCGGGACAATATTGCCGACGGCGGTATTTACCGAGCCATCCAACGGGTCCGATCTTGCGCAACTGAGCACCCGCGCAATCCAGCATAAGGAAGGCGGCTGGCGCATATCGGGCGCGAAGACATGGATCACCCATGCGGCCCGGTCCGACCTGATGACACTGCTGGCGCGGACCGGGGGATCGGGCAATGCCGGGCTATCCATGTTCCTGGCGCCCAAGCCGCGCGGGAGCGACGACACGCCCTTCCCGGCGGAAGGGATGAGCGGGAGCGAGATCGCCGTGCTGGGTTATCGCGGGATGCGCGAATATGAACTGATGTTCGACGGCTTTGCCGCGCCGGGCGAGACCTTGCTGGGCGGCGAGGAAGGACAGGGTTTCCGCCAGCTGATGCAGACATTCGAGGGTGCGCGCATCCAGACCGCCGCGCGCGCAGTGGGCGTCGCGTGGCGCGCGTTCGAGCTGGGCTATGGCTATGCGATCGAAAGACGGCAGTTCGCCAGGCCGATCGCCGACTTCCCGCGCGTGTCGGACAAGCTGGCGATGATGCTGGTGGAGACGATCGCGGCGCGCGAACTCGCTCATTTCGCAGCGCGCGCGAAGGACAAGGGGCGGCGCTGCGACGTGGAAGCGGGCATGGCCAAGCTGCTGGCTGCACGGGTAGCGTGGACCAACGCCGACAATGCGCTGCAAATCCATGGAGGCAACGGTTATGCGCTGGAATATGAGATCAGCCGGCTGTTGTGCGACGCGCGCATCCTCAACATATTCGAGGGCGCGGCCGAGATTCAGGCGCAGGTGATCGCGCGCGGGCTGCTGACGAACAGGAACTGA